One genomic segment of Deinococcus cellulosilyticus NBRC 106333 = KACC 11606 includes these proteins:
- a CDS encoding rhodanese-like domain-containing protein, whose translation MTQKIEPDELQHLQTQHNQPLIVDVRSEEEYLAGHVPGAIHIPLADLASRIGDLPQQTIVPYCNMFHPGSSRGEQARDLLQSHGLDARVLEGGFQGWKKAGLPVEEEL comes from the coding sequence ATGACCCAGAAAATTGAACCCGATGAACTGCAACACCTGCAAACCCAGCACAACCAGCCCCTGATTGTGGACGTGCGCTCCGAAGAAGAATACCTTGCTGGACATGTCCCAGGAGCCATTCACATTCCCCTTGCGGACCTGGCATCCAGGATCGGTGATTTGCCGCAGCAGACCATCGTCCCGTACTGCAACATGTTTCATCCGGGTTCCTCCAGAGGAGAACAGGCCCGGGACCTGCTGCAATCCCATGGCCTGGATGCCCGCGTGCTCGAGGGCGGGTTTCAGGGCTGGAAAAAGGCAGGGCTTCCTGTGGAAGAAGAGCTTTAA
- a CDS encoding P1 family peptidase: MSASNAWTSGPTDSLTDVEGILVGHHTDMELLSGTTAVLFPEGAAASVDVRGAAPGTRETDLLQPENLVEDIQGLVLSGGSAFGLDAASGVVQFLLEQGKGFRIHDHLHVPIVPAAILFDLERGAARGRFPDRSFGYQAAAAATEGPVVCGSVGAGTGALAGSLKGGIGTASLMLPGGIVVSALVALNSAGEVYHPETGQLYADAFVPSGWSVGCIEPPPAKRGPQIGQNTTLAVVATNATLNKTQLKKVAQMAHDGFARAIHPVHTLFDGDTVFAVGTKKLALQHPLQLHEVSVAAADVVLLAIRNAVLEATSEDFPTFKRLLKTGP, encoded by the coding sequence ATGAGCGCCTCAAATGCATGGACTTCAGGCCCCACAGACAGCCTGACCGATGTTGAAGGCATCCTGGTCGGGCATCACACGGACATGGAACTGCTGTCTGGAACCACTGCTGTGCTTTTTCCGGAGGGTGCAGCGGCGAGTGTGGATGTGCGTGGGGCAGCGCCGGGCACCCGTGAAACCGACCTGTTGCAACCGGAAAACCTTGTGGAGGACATTCAGGGCCTGGTGCTCAGCGGAGGGAGTGCTTTCGGGCTGGACGCTGCTTCTGGAGTGGTGCAGTTTCTTCTGGAACAGGGTAAAGGCTTCAGGATTCATGACCACCTGCATGTGCCGATCGTTCCAGCAGCCATTCTTTTTGATCTGGAGCGTGGAGCAGCACGTGGACGTTTTCCAGACCGCAGTTTTGGATATCAGGCTGCAGCAGCGGCAACGGAAGGCCCGGTGGTTTGTGGAAGTGTGGGCGCAGGAACGGGAGCCCTGGCAGGCAGCCTGAAAGGGGGCATCGGAACGGCCAGCCTGATGCTGCCCGGAGGCATTGTGGTTTCTGCCCTGGTGGCCCTCAATTCTGCCGGAGAGGTGTACCATCCGGAAACAGGCCAGCTTTATGCAGATGCCTTTGTGCCTTCAGGCTGGTCTGTGGGCTGCATCGAGCCTCCTCCGGCAAAACGCGGTCCACAGATCGGGCAGAACACCACCCTGGCCGTGGTTGCCACCAACGCCACACTGAACAAGACCCAGCTGAAAAAAGTGGCCCAGATGGCACATGATGGCTTTGCCCGTGCCATCCATCCTGTGCATACCCTCTTTGATGGAGACACGGTTTTTGCCGTGGGCACAAAAAAGCTTGCCCTGCAGCACCCTCTGCAGTTGCATGAGGTCTCTGTGGCTGCTGCCGATGTGGTTCTGCTTGCCATTCGAAACGCTGTGCTGGAGGCAACTTCGGAAGATTTTCCCACCTTCAAGCGCCTGCTGAAAACCGGACCATAG
- a CDS encoding LLM class flavin-dependent oxidoreductase, protein MSTHPKKVGFLTFGHWQGGRGSHTPTATEALTQTIELAVEAEKAGLDGAFLRVHHFAKHLSAPFPLLAAMAARTQHIELGTAVIDMRYENPLGMAEEAAITDLISGGRLQLGLSRGSPEQAYKGYEAFGYIPQDGQSVADYAKDKTELFRAAIQGKGMVSADAGGRPSQAMLPVQPQSATLQNRIWWGAGTRSTAVWAGEQGMHLMSSTLMTEDTGVPFGELQAEQIALFREAWHKAGWVGEPRVSVSRSILPITSDFDRYLFGGHADTDQVGILDGARSRFGRSYVGEPDVIAQELQKDPAVQSADTLLLTVPNQLGVEYNARMLQTIATHIAPSIGWRPASESTEMVENA, encoded by the coding sequence ATGAGCACACATCCGAAAAAAGTCGGTTTCCTGACCTTCGGGCACTGGCAGGGTGGCAGGGGTTCTCACACCCCCACCGCCACAGAAGCCCTCACACAGACCATCGAACTTGCCGTTGAAGCGGAAAAAGCCGGTCTGGATGGTGCCTTCCTGCGGGTGCACCACTTTGCCAAACACCTCTCTGCACCCTTTCCTCTCCTGGCGGCCATGGCTGCACGCACACAGCACATTGAACTGGGCACCGCAGTGATCGACATGCGGTATGAGAACCCTCTCGGGATGGCAGAAGAAGCAGCCATCACCGACCTGATCAGTGGTGGCAGATTGCAACTGGGCCTCAGTCGCGGATCTCCCGAGCAGGCTTACAAAGGGTACGAAGCTTTCGGGTACATTCCCCAGGATGGGCAATCGGTTGCCGATTATGCCAAGGACAAAACCGAACTGTTCCGGGCAGCCATCCAGGGCAAAGGGATGGTTTCCGCAGATGCAGGAGGAAGGCCCTCCCAGGCCATGCTGCCAGTTCAGCCCCAGTCTGCCACCCTGCAAAACCGCATCTGGTGGGGTGCAGGCACCCGGAGCACTGCCGTCTGGGCAGGTGAGCAGGGCATGCACCTGATGAGCTCCACCCTGATGACCGAAGACACAGGTGTGCCCTTTGGCGAATTGCAGGCAGAACAGATTGCGCTCTTCCGAGAAGCCTGGCACAAAGCAGGCTGGGTCGGTGAACCCCGGGTGTCTGTGAGCCGCAGCATCCTGCCCATCACCTCAGACTTTGACCGTTACCTGTTTGGTGGACACGCCGACACCGATCAGGTGGGGATTCTGGACGGTGCACGTTCCCGTTTTGGTCGCAGTTATGTGGGCGAACCGGATGTCATTGCCCAGGAGTTGCAAAAAGACCCTGCTGTGCAGTCTGCAGACACCCTGCTCCTGACGGTCCCGAACCAGCTTGGGGTGGAATACAACGCCAGAATGCTGCAGACCATCGCCACGCACATTGCTCCTTCCATTGGCTGGCGTCCTGCCTCAGAAAGCACAGAAATGGTCGAAAACGCCTGA
- a CDS encoding sugar efflux transporter — MKFFSTLRELFQIPGYLQFSAALMMFGIAFSYIMPYTSLFATTEAHMSKTQLGIFVTSMSVASIVISTRLAQLSDRAKDRRWILLLALLSSAVGYLLFSEVRNFYVLLLIACTLLAIGSAAFPQLFAFARIRLQEQQVKQPELAISTLRTFFSLAWVIGPATGALLLGAFGFPWLYRVAALCAIAAALIVYRFKALKSAPRQATASQPLSAVLKSPTVMAIFTGFTLLSVAGALSQIALPLRVVQDLHGTKGQVGLLFSLAAGLEIPFMIFFGIIAAKLPKSRLIIAAAVLQGVYFLVLSQATHIWQIFPAQILTALVISVTQGLGISYFQDLLPEEPGMATTLNANTNRTGSILSGLLFGTLGSLLENRELFLVCMGMCWLCATLLYFFGREKHLQAYHKSRKVIG, encoded by the coding sequence ATGAAGTTCTTCTCCACCCTCAGGGAACTCTTCCAGATTCCTGGATACCTTCAGTTCAGTGCGGCCCTGATGATGTTCGGGATTGCCTTCTCCTACATCATGCCGTACACCTCCCTGTTTGCCACCACCGAAGCCCACATGTCCAAAACCCAGCTCGGGATTTTTGTGACCTCCATGTCGGTGGCGAGCATCGTGATCAGCACCCGCCTGGCGCAACTCTCAGACCGGGCAAAGGACCGCAGATGGATCTTGCTGCTGGCCCTGCTCTCTTCTGCTGTGGGTTATCTGCTGTTCAGTGAGGTGCGGAATTTCTATGTTCTGCTGCTGATTGCCTGCACCCTGCTTGCCATTGGGTCTGCTGCTTTTCCGCAGCTGTTTGCCTTTGCTCGCATTCGGCTGCAAGAACAGCAGGTGAAGCAACCCGAACTGGCCATCAGCACCCTGAGAACCTTCTTCTCGCTGGCCTGGGTGATCGGTCCAGCCACAGGGGCACTTTTGCTTGGGGCTTTTGGTTTTCCCTGGCTGTACCGGGTGGCAGCCCTGTGCGCGATTGCTGCAGCCCTGATCGTCTACCGGTTCAAGGCCCTGAAGAGTGCACCCAGACAGGCCACTGCCAGTCAACCCCTGTCTGCTGTGCTGAAAAGCCCCACCGTGATGGCGATTTTTACAGGATTCACCCTGCTGAGTGTGGCGGGAGCCCTCAGTCAGATTGCCCTGCCGCTGAGGGTGGTGCAGGACCTGCATGGAACCAAAGGCCAGGTTGGGCTGCTGTTCAGTCTGGCAGCAGGGCTCGAAATCCCCTTCATGATTTTTTTCGGCATCATCGCCGCGAAACTCCCCAAAAGTCGCCTGATCATCGCAGCCGCAGTCCTGCAGGGGGTGTATTTTCTGGTGCTCAGTCAGGCCACCCACATCTGGCAGATCTTTCCTGCCCAGATCCTCACTGCACTGGTGATCTCTGTGACCCAGGGACTCGGTATCTCCTACTTTCAGGACCTGCTCCCAGAAGAACCGGGCATGGCCACCACACTGAATGCCAACACCAACCGCACCGGGTCCATCCTCAGTGGTCTGCTGTTTGGCACCCTGGGAAGCCTGCTGGAGAACCGTGAGCTGTTTCTGGTGTGCATGGGGATGTGCTGGCTGTGCGCCACCCTGCTGTACTTCTTCGGTCGGGAAAAGCATTTGCAGGCCTACCACAAATCCCGCAAAGTGATCGGCTGA
- a CDS encoding aldo/keto reductase, with the protein MTTTPTARPKTFKIGGELEINRLGFGAMRITGPGIWGEPEDPEAARQLLRRTVELGVNFIDTADAYGPDTSEILIREALHPYAEGLVIATKGGNTRQGPNRWAPVGRPEYLRQAVELSLRKLKLDRIDLWQLHRIDPKVPRDEQFGVIRELQDEGKIRFVGLSEVTVEEIEAARKIVDVVTVQNLYNLSNRQSEAVLDYTAQHNIGFIPWFPLATGNLAREGGVLDSIARKLQATPSQVALAWLLKRSPNIIPIPGTSSIKHFEENQKAADLELSDEDFAAIQRLLE; encoded by the coding sequence ATGACCACAACACCCACTGCACGTCCAAAAACCTTCAAAATTGGCGGCGAACTCGAAATCAACCGTCTGGGCTTCGGAGCCATGCGCATCACCGGACCCGGCATCTGGGGAGAGCCTGAAGATCCTGAAGCCGCAAGGCAGTTGCTCAGGCGCACCGTTGAACTGGGGGTGAACTTCATTGACACCGCAGACGCGTACGGACCCGACACCTCCGAAATCCTGATCCGTGAAGCGCTCCATCCTTATGCCGAAGGTCTGGTGATTGCCACCAAAGGGGGAAACACCCGCCAGGGTCCCAACCGCTGGGCTCCGGTGGGACGTCCGGAATACCTGCGGCAGGCCGTGGAACTGAGCCTTCGCAAACTCAAGCTGGACCGCATTGACCTGTGGCAACTGCACCGCATTGACCCCAAAGTCCCCAGAGACGAGCAGTTCGGAGTCATCAGGGAATTGCAGGACGAGGGCAAGATCCGTTTTGTGGGCCTCTCCGAAGTGACCGTGGAAGAAATCGAGGCGGCCCGCAAGATTGTGGACGTGGTGACGGTCCAGAACCTGTACAACCTCAGCAACAGACAATCTGAGGCCGTGCTGGACTACACCGCCCAGCACAACATCGGGTTCATACCGTGGTTCCCTCTGGCCACCGGCAACCTGGCCCGTGAAGGCGGCGTTCTGGATTCCATCGCCCGCAAACTGCAGGCCACCCCATCCCAGGTGGCCCTGGCATGGCTGCTGAAACGCTCACCCAACATCATTCCCATTCCTGGAACTTCAAGCATCAAGCACTTTGAAGAAAACCAGAAGGCAGCAGACCTTGAACTTTCAGATGAGGATTTTGCAGCGATTCAGAGACTGCTGGAATAA
- a CDS encoding glycoside hydrolase family 44 protein, with protein sequence MQLKVLFIALPLTLALMACNSSTPSTGHQNPPGMDTAAFTNSRPVYVDALAAGWQNWSWNTTINFAGASPVQAGTRAMQVTFNSAWAGLYLHTDTGIDSTKVDTLRLWVHGGTAGGQTARVVLEIGGVLLDKAYTFKATANTWTLLEIPTSTLGASGMITGLAVQDTLGKAQPAFYLDEVLFYQKGPVQPPADFVLNVDAALGRKPISPNIYGISFAGETLAKDLKLPVRRWGGNRTSRFNYKVDADATASDWYFEGYPVANSNPGILPKGNAVDLFVQQDRRTGTASLITVPMIGYVTRDRNITCGFSVKKYGAQQAVDPWHPDCGNGVKPDGTFITGNNPLDTSVAVNSAFVQGWITHLTQTFGKASAGGVKYYNLDNEPMLWNSTHRDVHPQPLGYDELLNKTIDYGSKIKAVDPAAQLLGPAEWGWTNYFYSARDAAAGGDWWNTRPDRKAHGDMELVAWYLQKLKAYETTNGKRLLDYLDLHYYPQSGVYNSDVSASARAKRLRSTRSLWDSTYTDESWIADRVNLIPRMKQWVNTYYPGTRLAIGEYNFGAPDHINGAVAQADVLGIFAREGVDMAVLWGTTFLNQGDAGYDPDRTPITYAMRMYRNYDGLGGAFGDTYVQSTSADQSKVAVYAAERVSDKAVTVMLVNKQEVAQTVVLQTRNVTATNAKVYQYTAASPKAIVAKPNLTLSAGKVSTSLPASSITLLVIK encoded by the coding sequence ATGCAATTGAAGGTGCTGTTCATTGCCTTGCCCCTGACCCTGGCTTTGATGGCCTGCAATTCATCCACACCCTCAACAGGCCACCAAAACCCTCCAGGGATGGACACAGCTGCATTCACCAACAGCAGGCCTGTCTATGTCGATGCTCTGGCTGCAGGCTGGCAGAACTGGTCCTGGAACACCACCATCAACTTTGCCGGTGCGAGTCCGGTGCAGGCCGGAACACGGGCCATGCAGGTGACCTTCAACAGTGCCTGGGCAGGCCTGTACCTGCACACCGACACCGGGATCGACAGCACAAAGGTGGACACCCTGCGACTGTGGGTGCATGGCGGAACTGCCGGCGGCCAGACCGCACGGGTGGTTCTCGAGATTGGGGGTGTCCTGCTGGACAAAGCCTACACGTTCAAAGCCACGGCAAACACCTGGACCCTGCTCGAAATTCCCACCAGCACCCTGGGAGCCTCCGGAATGATCACGGGTCTTGCTGTGCAGGACACCCTGGGCAAGGCCCAGCCTGCCTTTTACCTGGATGAAGTGCTCTTCTACCAGAAAGGTCCTGTTCAGCCCCCTGCCGACTTTGTGCTCAATGTGGATGCAGCCCTGGGCAGGAAACCCATCAGCCCGAACATCTACGGAATCAGCTTTGCTGGAGAGACCCTGGCAAAAGACCTGAAGCTGCCCGTCCGGCGCTGGGGAGGGAACCGCACCAGCCGTTTCAATTACAAGGTGGATGCAGATGCCACCGCCAGCGACTGGTATTTTGAGGGGTATCCGGTGGCCAACTCAAATCCTGGCATCCTGCCCAAAGGGAATGCAGTGGACCTGTTTGTCCAGCAGGACCGCCGCACGGGCACAGCCAGTCTGATCACCGTGCCCATGATCGGTTATGTGACCAGGGACCGCAACATCACCTGTGGGTTCAGTGTGAAAAAGTATGGTGCACAGCAGGCAGTGGACCCCTGGCACCCAGATTGTGGAAATGGGGTGAAACCAGACGGAACCTTCATCACCGGAAACAACCCCCTGGACACCAGTGTGGCCGTCAATTCCGCATTTGTGCAGGGCTGGATCACCCACCTGACCCAGACGTTTGGGAAGGCAAGTGCCGGTGGGGTGAAGTATTACAACCTCGACAACGAACCCATGTTGTGGAACAGCACCCACAGGGATGTACACCCCCAGCCCCTTGGTTACGATGAACTGCTGAACAAGACCATCGACTACGGCAGCAAGATCAAGGCTGTGGACCCTGCTGCACAGCTGCTTGGACCGGCAGAGTGGGGTTGGACCAATTACTTCTATTCTGCCAGGGATGCTGCAGCAGGTGGAGACTGGTGGAACACCCGTCCAGACCGCAAAGCCCACGGAGACATGGAACTCGTGGCGTGGTACCTCCAGAAACTCAAGGCTTATGAGACCACGAATGGCAAGAGGCTGCTCGACTACCTGGACCTGCATTACTATCCACAGAGCGGGGTGTACAACAGCGATGTCTCGGCCAGTGCCCGGGCCAAACGCCTGCGCAGCACCCGCAGCCTCTGGGACAGCACCTACACTGATGAAAGCTGGATTGCGGACAGAGTCAACCTGATCCCCAGAATGAAGCAGTGGGTGAACACCTATTATCCCGGCACCAGACTGGCCATTGGTGAGTACAACTTTGGTGCGCCAGACCACATCAACGGGGCTGTGGCCCAGGCGGATGTGCTGGGCATCTTCGCCCGTGAAGGGGTGGACATGGCGGTGCTCTGGGGCACGACCTTCCTGAATCAGGGGGATGCAGGGTATGACCCTGACCGCACCCCCATCACCTACGCCATGCGCATGTACCGCAATTACGACGGTCTGGGAGGTGCGTTCGGGGACACTTATGTACAGTCCACCAGTGCAGACCAGAGCAAGGTGGCTGTTTACGCTGCAGAACGGGTCTCGGACAAGGCGGTCACGGTGATGCTGGTCAACAAGCAGGAAGTGGCCCAGACGGTGGTGCTGCAGACCAGGAATGTCACGGCAACCAATGCGAAGGTGTACCAGTACACCGCTGCCTCTCCGAAAGCCATTGTGGCAAAACCCAACCTGACCCTGAGCGCAGGCAAAGTCAGCACCTCCCTGCCCGCATCGAGCATCACCTTGCTGGTCATCAAGTAA
- a CDS encoding bifunctional diguanylate cyclase/phosphodiesterase — protein MKPIRSVNPFSRNDQLYQALVGGLRHWVLVLDRQGSILEASDSILQDLQVPRQDLIGVSFWSSPWWKPESLLQVQDRLSKTRLPISARMEVCLPQGQKVMQHFMFTSVGRGKTTTIVVEAFPPQNAFLPEHLLQTALNHPSQGFALLDAEGQLLWAGDSFRKLTEGTDFDPFEAETWEKLTGHPVIAVKPGTSQETDLTLRQGEQQRLAHLTVCALQEPAGYLLRLEDSTEQQRAQKQLEQLESRLSLALKAGGVGIWEWDIHSDTLYWDDRMLELYGTNQEEFSGKLEGWEKLLHPEDASAAVGFTYRVLMGSVEQDIELRVLLPNGLIRHLRCFAGLERSASGQPIRVIGTTWDVTREKLVESGFKEAQEIAQVARWRWNVVEQQFEWSDDLRRLWGYRPDDTLPTDARISELFSTNSWQELQKASAHAIETREGFALDVEYLGKKGKKGWMHIRGRVAENREGQVTQLYGTLQDITENKLARSQLEALSSKLLIATEAGGIGIWEWDAETMCMTLDRRMAELFDVKASHFPHQLDIYALIEHHVHPDDAPSLSETFRNLADHPRLGHDIFRAETRVVVQGQTRILRLHARILPSTNGEVRMLGTAWDITSQKATENLIRHQANYDALTDLPNRRLFYELLSQELKTAARTSKSCALLVIDLDRFKEINDTYGHPAGDQMLIEVANRLRMCIRASDIMARLSGDEFVILLTQLDEAAPSATLVAERILGILRHPYRLSGEQVMLSASIGITVFPDDAEDPNKLMVSADQAMYSAKSEGKNRFRFFKRSMQDTAFEKRRIHNDLGFAIRRNELEMYYQPIVDLVTGQVVKAEALLRWKHPEKGFVSPGIFIPIAEESDLIHALGDWVFKTVTQQVQKWDAAGVPPVEVSVNISAKQFMDPRTMDRLLGYISTAGIAPKRIIVEITESVFVQEKSEIVCQIRQLQEAGIRIALDDFGTGYSSLNYLTRFDTGYIKIDRSFIQGIHQTSEAAIVDAIIAMSHKLGKTVIAEGVETLEQAEWLKDKRCDLVQGYYFARPLPAGDFVAFVEKFAALPPEG, from the coding sequence GTGAAACCCATTCGGTCTGTGAATCCCTTTTCCAGAAATGACCAGTTGTATCAGGCACTGGTCGGCGGTTTGCGGCACTGGGTGCTGGTGCTGGACCGACAGGGGAGCATTCTGGAAGCCAGTGACAGCATCCTTCAAGATTTGCAGGTGCCGAGACAGGACCTGATCGGGGTTTCGTTCTGGTCGTCTCCCTGGTGGAAACCCGAAAGCCTGTTGCAGGTGCAGGATCGACTGAGCAAAACCCGGCTGCCCATCTCTGCACGCATGGAAGTGTGTTTGCCGCAAGGCCAGAAGGTCATGCAACATTTCATGTTCACTTCTGTGGGACGGGGAAAGACCACCACCATTGTGGTGGAAGCCTTCCCACCACAGAACGCCTTTCTGCCAGAACACCTGTTGCAAACCGCACTGAACCATCCCTCACAGGGATTTGCTTTGCTGGACGCCGAAGGGCAACTGTTGTGGGCCGGGGACAGCTTCCGCAAACTGACCGAAGGCACCGACTTTGATCCCTTTGAAGCAGAGACCTGGGAAAAGCTCACCGGACACCCTGTGATCGCTGTAAAACCTGGAACTTCACAGGAAACAGACCTCACCTTGCGGCAAGGTGAGCAACAAAGGCTGGCCCACCTGACGGTTTGTGCTCTTCAGGAACCTGCAGGTTACCTGCTGCGACTTGAGGACAGCACCGAACAACAACGGGCCCAGAAGCAACTCGAGCAACTGGAAAGCCGCCTGTCTCTTGCCCTCAAAGCAGGTGGGGTGGGCATCTGGGAATGGGACATCCACTCTGACACCCTTTACTGGGATGACCGGATGCTGGAACTGTACGGCACAAACCAGGAAGAATTTTCCGGGAAACTCGAAGGCTGGGAGAAACTGCTGCATCCAGAAGACGCCTCTGCTGCTGTGGGTTTCACCTACCGGGTGCTGATGGGATCGGTGGAACAGGACATCGAATTGCGGGTGCTGCTCCCAAATGGCCTGATCCGACATTTGCGCTGTTTCGCCGGTCTGGAGCGCAGTGCCAGTGGACAGCCCATCCGGGTGATTGGCACCACCTGGGATGTCACGCGTGAAAAACTTGTGGAATCCGGGTTCAAAGAAGCCCAGGAAATTGCACAGGTTGCCCGCTGGCGCTGGAATGTGGTGGAACAGCAATTCGAGTGGAGCGATGACCTGCGCAGGTTGTGGGGTTACCGCCCGGATGACACCCTGCCCACCGATGCGCGAATTTCAGAACTGTTCAGCACGAACAGCTGGCAGGAACTGCAAAAAGCGTCCGCACATGCGATTGAAACCCGTGAAGGTTTTGCACTCGATGTCGAATACCTGGGCAAAAAGGGCAAGAAAGGCTGGATGCACATCCGGGGTCGGGTGGCCGAAAACCGCGAAGGGCAGGTCACCCAGCTCTATGGCACCCTGCAGGACATCACCGAAAACAAACTGGCCCGCTCCCAGCTGGAAGCCCTGTCCAGCAAACTGCTGATCGCCACCGAAGCAGGGGGCATTGGCATCTGGGAGTGGGACGCAGAAACCATGTGCATGACCCTCGACCGCCGCATGGCAGAACTCTTTGATGTGAAAGCCAGCCATTTTCCGCACCAGCTGGACATCTATGCCCTGATCGAGCACCATGTGCATCCCGATGATGCTCCCTCTCTGTCTGAAACGTTCCGCAATCTGGCAGACCATCCCAGACTGGGCCATGACATCTTCCGGGCAGAGACCCGGGTGGTGGTGCAGGGACAGACCCGCATCCTGCGCCTGCATGCCCGCATCCTGCCCTCCACAAATGGCGAGGTGAGGATGCTGGGAACTGCGTGGGACATCACCTCCCAGAAGGCCACTGAAAACCTGATCAGGCATCAGGCCAATTATGATGCCCTTACCGACCTGCCGAACCGCAGGCTGTTTTACGAGCTTTTGTCACAGGAACTGAAAACGGCTGCCCGAACCTCCAAATCCTGCGCCCTGCTGGTCATTGACCTGGACCGCTTCAAGGAGATCAACGACACCTACGGCCATCCTGCAGGGGACCAGATGCTGATCGAGGTGGCCAACCGCCTGCGCATGTGCATCCGGGCGTCAGACATCATGGCCCGCCTGTCCGGAGACGAATTCGTGATCCTGCTCACCCAGCTGGATGAAGCAGCCCCCTCTGCAACCCTGGTGGCCGAGCGCATCCTGGGCATCCTGCGGCATCCTTACCGACTGTCCGGGGAACAGGTGATGCTCTCTGCAAGCATCGGCATCACGGTGTTCCCAGACGATGCGGAAGACCCCAACAAGCTGATGGTCAGCGCAGATCAGGCCATGTACAGTGCCAAAAGTGAGGGCAAGAACCGGTTCCGTTTCTTCAAGCGATCGATGCAGGACACTGCCTTCGAAAAGAGGCGCATCCACAACGACCTGGGCTTTGCCATTCGCAGGAATGAACTGGAAATGTACTACCAGCCCATTGTGGACCTTGTGACCGGTCAGGTGGTCAAGGCCGAAGCCCTGCTGCGCTGGAAGCACCCCGAAAAAGGGTTTGTCAGTCCAGGCATTTTCATTCCCATCGCAGAAGAAAGCGACCTGATCCATGCCCTGGGTGACTGGGTGTTCAAAACCGTCACCCAGCAGGTGCAGAAATGGGATGCAGCAGGCGTCCCTCCTGTTGAAGTCTCTGTGAACATCTCCGCGAAGCAGTTCATGGACCCCAGAACCATGGACCGCCTGCTGGGTTACATCTCCACGGCAGGCATCGCACCAAAACGCATCATTGTGGAGATCACAGAGAGTGTCTTTGTCCAGGAGAAGAGCGAAATCGTCTGCCAGATCAGGCAGCTTCAGGAAGCAGGCATCCGCATTGCGCTGGACGATTTCGGAACCGGATACTCCAGTCTGAATTACCTGACCCGTTTTGACACCGGGTACATCAAGATTGACCGTTCGTTCATTCAGGGCATCCACCAGACCAGCGAAGCCGCCATTGTGGACGCCATCATTGCGATGAGCCACAAACTCGGAAAAACAGTCATTGCCGAAGGGGTGGAAACCCTGGAGCAGGCCGAGTGGCTGAAAGACAAACGCTGCGATCTGGTGCAAGGGTATTATTTTGCCCGTCCTTTGCCAGCAGGTGATTTTGTCGCCTTTGTTGAAAAGTTTGCTGCACTCCCACCGGAAGGGTGA